A single region of the Streptomyces sp. NBC_00425 genome encodes:
- a CDS encoding ABC transporter ATP-binding protein: MSAPTTSSPTTDDDTPRDSGPRAAQDPFDKDVLPTVPGATGALLRSLLAPMRARVALTTLLLLLQQAAVQAGPLLVAYAIDRAVPALRADDHGPLVAVGAGYLLCAVASGGLQYAFLLASARVNQDVLLDLRGRIFRHAQALSLDFHERYTSGRLISRSTSDVEALRELLNEGLQELVTVVLSFLFISAMLLWLDLGLGAVAVASFVPLYGLVRVYQRRAGRVFTARSTAIAAVIVKFVETMNGIRPVRAFRREAVNEAGFRVLNRRHERRNGDALLEMARYVVGSRLVANTAVAAIVLWGAMRVADGSLELGVLAAAVLYLRRLYDPIDRLGMFLNSYQSAAASLEKIAGLLAQKPSVPEPSAPRELPALRGELPGREVVFDGVSFGYRTGGEVLPRFDLALPAGQTVAVVGSTGAGKSTLAKLLARFYDPSEGRVLLDGVDLRELAVPELRRGVVMVTQEAFLFSGTVAENIAIGRPDASREEIERAAKAIGAHEFISALPDGYDTDVRKRGGRISAGQRQLVAFARALLADPAVLILDEATSSLDVPGERAVQAAMATVLKGRTAVVIAHRLSTVEIADRVLVMEHGRIVEDGGPAELIAGTGRFADLHRAWRDSLA, from the coding sequence ATGAGCGCCCCCACGACGTCGTCCCCCACGACCGACGACGACACACCGCGGGACTCGGGCCCGCGGGCCGCGCAGGACCCCTTCGACAAGGACGTCCTGCCCACCGTGCCCGGCGCCACCGGCGCGCTGCTGCGTTCCCTGCTGGCCCCGATGCGGGCGCGCGTCGCCCTCACCACGCTTCTGCTGCTGCTCCAGCAGGCGGCCGTGCAGGCGGGTCCGCTGCTGGTGGCGTACGCCATCGACCGCGCCGTGCCGGCGCTGCGGGCCGACGACCACGGGCCGCTGGTCGCGGTGGGCGCCGGCTACCTGCTGTGCGCGGTGGCGTCCGGCGGCCTGCAGTACGCGTTCCTGCTCGCCTCCGCCCGCGTCAACCAGGACGTGCTGCTCGACCTGCGCGGCCGGATCTTCCGGCACGCGCAGGCGCTGAGCCTCGACTTCCACGAGCGCTACACGTCGGGCCGTCTGATCTCCCGCTCCACGAGCGACGTGGAGGCCCTGCGCGAGCTCCTCAACGAGGGGCTGCAGGAACTCGTGACGGTCGTGCTGTCCTTCCTGTTCATCTCCGCGATGCTGCTCTGGCTGGACCTCGGCCTGGGCGCCGTCGCGGTCGCGTCGTTCGTGCCGCTGTACGGCCTCGTCCGGGTCTACCAGCGGCGCGCGGGCCGGGTGTTCACGGCCCGCTCGACCGCGATCGCGGCCGTGATCGTGAAGTTCGTGGAGACGATGAACGGCATCCGGCCGGTGCGCGCCTTCCGGCGTGAGGCCGTCAACGAGGCCGGTTTCCGGGTCCTCAACCGGCGGCACGAACGCAGGAACGGCGACGCGCTGCTGGAGATGGCGCGGTACGTCGTCGGATCGCGGCTGGTCGCCAACACGGCGGTCGCTGCGATCGTGCTGTGGGGCGCCATGCGGGTCGCGGACGGTTCGCTGGAGCTCGGTGTGCTGGCGGCGGCGGTGCTGTACCTGCGGCGGCTGTACGACCCGATCGACCGGCTCGGCATGTTCCTCAACTCCTACCAGTCGGCGGCCGCGTCCCTGGAGAAGATCGCGGGGCTGCTCGCGCAGAAGCCGTCCGTGCCGGAGCCGTCGGCGCCGCGGGAGCTGCCCGCCCTGCGCGGCGAACTCCCCGGCAGGGAGGTCGTCTTCGACGGGGTCTCCTTCGGCTACCGCACGGGCGGCGAGGTCCTGCCCCGCTTCGACCTGGCCCTTCCCGCCGGGCAGACGGTCGCCGTGGTCGGCTCGACCGGCGCCGGCAAGTCCACGCTGGCCAAGCTGCTCGCCCGCTTCTACGACCCCTCCGAGGGCCGGGTGCTGCTGGACGGGGTGGACCTGCGCGAGCTGGCCGTGCCCGAACTGCGGCGCGGTGTGGTGATGGTGACGCAGGAGGCGTTCCTGTTCTCCGGCACGGTCGCCGAGAACATCGCCATCGGGCGGCCGGACGCGTCGCGGGAGGAGATCGAGCGGGCGGCGAAGGCGATCGGCGCGCACGAGTTCATCAGCGCCCTGCCCGACGGGTACGACACCGACGTGCGCAAGCGCGGCGGCCGGATCTCCGCGGGCCAGCGCCAACTCGTCGCGTTCGCAAGGGCGTTGCTCGCCGACCCCGCGGTGCTGATCCTCGACGAGGCGACGAGTTCGCTGGACGTCCCGGGTGAGCGGGCCGTGCAGGCGGCGATGGCGACGGTGCTGAAGGGCCGTACGGCGGTGGTGATCGCGCACCGGCTGTCCACCGTGGAGATCGCCGACCGGGTGCTCGTCATGGAGCACGGCCGGATCGTCGAGGACGGCGGACCGGCCGAACTCATCGCGGGCACCGGCCGGTTCGCGGACCTGCACCGGGCCTGGCGGGACAGCCTGGCGTGA